In Deltaproteobacteria bacterium, one DNA window encodes the following:
- a CDS encoding glycosyltransferase, translating to MDNSPIVMVSSYPPRLCGIATFAEEAREFIQKANPGRQVLVISHTDGEGEGVFPLIDMGRQDWWRPVADKIRDLNPYAVHLEHEYGLYEYRDKRGIGDGNEGFLTLLEAISEFPIVVEPHTVHGRLRTFEANFIYELCQRSDVVLFKCHYQKWRLDWTFPGYGWETPRNVMVVPHGARPDRRLGIHEIPRVRAELGFDKMGLAEHLVGMIGWIQSNKRWDILLSMWEEIHEELKVRCGQEWDLLAAGTMRDPSHQADYERWKSDALELQLKGIAHYYEFIPRGEIYYKVMGACDFIVLPSTDETQSGTLARIIALNKPYITTAPMEGLTAQTLESEGGLLFTTKAMLREKVIRLASDETLRLKLGENLKRYLDEVASWEVVAGQYNEAYELAREAKRTGRPVILDPEF from the coding sequence ATGGATAACTCTCCCATCGTCATGGTCAGCTCCTATCCCCCGAGGCTTTGCGGCATCGCCACCTTTGCCGAAGAGGCCCGGGAATTCATACAGAAGGCGAATCCCGGCAGGCAGGTTCTGGTCATCAGCCATACTGACGGAGAAGGGGAAGGCGTCTTCCCCTTGATCGACATGGGACGCCAGGACTGGTGGAGGCCTGTGGCCGATAAGATCAGGGATCTGAACCCGTATGCGGTCCACTTGGAACACGAGTACGGCCTTTATGAATACCGGGACAAGCGGGGCATCGGAGACGGCAACGAGGGCTTTTTGACCCTCCTCGAGGCCATCTCGGAATTCCCCATCGTCGTGGAACCTCACACCGTCCACGGCCGTCTGAGGACCTTCGAGGCCAACTTCATCTACGAACTTTGCCAAAGAAGCGATGTGGTGCTCTTCAAGTGCCACTACCAGAAGTGGAGACTCGACTGGACCTTTCCTGGATACGGCTGGGAGACTCCGCGAAACGTCATGGTGGTGCCCCACGGCGCCAGACCCGACAGGCGCCTGGGCATCCATGAGATACCACGGGTGCGGGCGGAACTCGGTTTCGACAAGATGGGCCTCGCGGAACACCTGGTGGGAATGATAGGCTGGATCCAATCCAACAAGCGATGGGACATCCTTCTCTCCATGTGGGAGGAGATCCATGAGGAACTGAAGGTCCGCTGCGGCCAGGAATGGGATCTTCTTGCAGCGGGCACCATGCGGGACCCTTCCCATCAGGCCGACTACGAGCGCTGGAAATCCGATGCCCTCGAGCTCCAGCTCAAGGGAATCGCCCATTACTATGAGTTCATCCCGAGGGGTGAGATCTATTACAAGGTGATGGGGGCCTGCGACTTCATCGTGCTCCCCTCGACCGACGAAACCCAATCAGGGACCCTGGCCCGTATCATCGCCCTGAACAAACCTTACATCACCACCGCACCCATGGAGGGATTGACGGCCCAGACCCTGGAGAGCGAGGGGGGTCTGCTGTTCACCACCAAGGCGATGCTCAGGGAGAAGGTGATCCGGCTGGCCAGTGACGAGACACTCAGGCTCAAACTGGGGGAAAATCTGAAGCGATACTTGGACGAGGTCGCTTCGTGGGAAGTGGTTGCCGGGCAGTACAATGAGGCTTACGAGCTCGCCCGGGAGGCCAAAAGGACCGGGAGACCCGTCATCCTCGATCCGGAATTCTAA
- a CDS encoding glycosyltransferase produces the protein MNRGELLRTAPKRMAVIGNHLPRQCGIATFTTDLLAAFRREAPETQCWAVVMNDIPQGYPYPPQVRFELDQKKLTDYRLAADFLNMNQVEVVSLQHEFGIFGGPCGRHILELIGNLRMPVVTTLHTVLQEPDSEQKRTLEEIARCSERLVVMGRKAEEILRSIYDIPAEKIVLIHHGIPDVPFVDPNYFKDQFGVEGQKVILTFGLLSPGKGIEHMIDALPEIVGVHPDTKYIVLGATHPHIRRTEGESYRFSLQQRARDLGVEKHIIFHNRFVSLKELIEFLGAADVYVTPYLNRDQIVSGTLAYALGTGKATISTPYWYAEEMLGEGRGRLVPFRDSKALAAEINDLLANEVERHAMRKRAYTYCRNMVWKEVARRYLEIFGEVKQERELHPRPTFQTKALDATSPDLPQPKFDHLKLLTDDVGILQHAKFIVPDRAYGYCTDDNARALIAVLMARDLISGEKELDILACRYLSFLEHALNAENGRFRNFMGYDRKWQEEMGSEDSHARAIWALGMAVALSRSQNLTGVALNLFERALPAMSGFQAPRAMAFGLVGIHAYLRKYSGDSEVRRLRETLANGLFDLFRANATPDWPWIEDIVTYANGKIPQALLLSGQWLQNGEMIEAGLRSLDWLVRIQTDPKGHFVPIGNRGWYSRNGERARFDQQPIEAQGMIDACIEAYHVTRDRRWIEEARRALDWFFGRNDLNTPLYDYTTGGCRDGLTADGPNLNQGAESTLACLLSIMSFHNLMGTEAVQQLPGQR, from the coding sequence ATGAACCGAGGAGAACTGCTCCGCACGGCCCCCAAGCGGATGGCCGTTATAGGAAACCACTTGCCGAGGCAATGCGGAATCGCCACCTTCACCACCGATCTTTTGGCGGCTTTCCGCCGCGAGGCCCCTGAAACCCAGTGCTGGGCCGTCGTGATGAACGACATTCCCCAGGGTTATCCCTATCCCCCCCAGGTCCGTTTTGAACTGGATCAAAAAAAATTGACCGATTACCGCCTGGCCGCCGATTTTTTGAACATGAACCAAGTAGAGGTGGTCTCCCTGCAACACGAATTCGGCATCTTCGGGGGGCCTTGCGGCCGTCATATCCTGGAACTCATCGGCAACCTGCGGATGCCCGTGGTCACTACCCTGCACACGGTCCTCCAGGAGCCCGACTCCGAGCAGAAGAGGACCCTTGAAGAGATCGCCCGCTGTTCGGAGCGCTTGGTGGTCATGGGCCGCAAGGCCGAAGAGATCCTCCGGTCGATCTACGACATCCCCGCCGAGAAGATCGTATTGATCCATCACGGGATTCCCGACGTACCCTTCGTGGATCCCAACTACTTCAAGGATCAGTTCGGAGTTGAAGGGCAGAAAGTCATCCTGACCTTCGGCCTGCTTTCACCCGGGAAGGGCATTGAGCACATGATCGACGCCCTCCCTGAGATCGTAGGGGTCCACCCGGATACGAAGTATATCGTCCTGGGCGCCACTCACCCCCACATCAGGCGGACTGAAGGAGAGTCCTATCGTTTTTCCCTGCAGCAAAGGGCCCGGGACCTGGGAGTGGAAAAACACATTATATTTCATAACCGGTTTGTGAGCCTCAAAGAGCTGATCGAATTCCTGGGGGCCGCCGATGTCTATGTAACCCCGTACTTGAACCGCGATCAGATCGTCTCCGGAACCCTTGCCTATGCCCTTGGCACGGGAAAGGCGACCATTTCCACTCCCTACTGGTATGCCGAGGAGATGCTGGGGGAAGGCAGGGGACGGCTCGTACCCTTCCGGGACTCAAAGGCCCTTGCGGCGGAGATCAACGACCTGCTGGCCAATGAAGTGGAACGGCATGCCATGCGAAAGCGGGCCTACACCTATTGCCGGAACATGGTCTGGAAAGAGGTGGCCAGGCGGTACCTGGAGATCTTCGGCGAGGTGAAACAGGAACGGGAACTTCATCCCAGGCCCACCTTTCAAACCAAGGCCCTGGACGCCACCTCGCCGGACCTACCCCAGCCTAAATTCGATCATCTCAAGCTCTTGACCGATGACGTGGGTATTCTCCAGCATGCGAAATTCATCGTGCCGGACCGCGCTTACGGGTACTGCACCGACGACAACGCGAGGGCCCTGATCGCCGTTCTGATGGCCCGGGATTTGATCTCGGGGGAAAAAGAACTTGATATCCTGGCCTGCAGGTACTTGAGTTTCCTGGAACATGCCCTGAACGCGGAGAACGGCCGTTTCCGGAATTTCATGGGATACGACCGCAAGTGGCAGGAGGAAATGGGCTCGGAAGACAGCCACGCCAGGGCCATCTGGGCCCTTGGCATGGCGGTCGCCCTTTCACGGTCCCAGAACTTAACAGGGGTCGCCTTGAACCTCTTTGAACGGGCCCTTCCCGCTATGTCCGGGTTCCAGGCCCCCAGGGCCATGGCCTTCGGGCTGGTGGGTATTCACGCCTACTTGCGAAAATACAGCGGGGACAGCGAAGTGCGACGTCTCAGGGAGACCCTGGCCAACGGCCTTTTCGATCTTTTCCGGGCCAACGCGACCCCGGATTGGCCCTGGATAGAGGATATCGTCACCTATGCCAATGGAAAGATTCCCCAGGCCCTTCTCCTGTCGGGGCAGTGGTTGCAGAATGGAGAAATGATCGAGGCCGGACTTCGTTCACTGGACTGGCTCGTGCGGATTCAGACCGATCCAAAAGGCCATTTCGTGCCCATCGGGAATCGGGGATGGTATTCCAGGAACGGGGAACGGGCCCGATTCGACCAGCAACCGATCGAGGCCCAGGGCATGATCGATGCCTGTATCGAGGCCTACCACGTCACCCGGGACAGGAGGTGGATCGAGGAGGCAAGACGGGCCCTTGATTGGTTCTTCGGCAGGAACGACCTGAACACCCCTTTGTATGACTATACCACGGGGGGTTGCCGCGACGGTCTCACGGCGGACGGCCCGAACTTGAACCAAGGGGCGGAATCCACCCTGGCCTGCCTCCTTTCCATCATGAGCTTTCACAACCTGATGGGGACCGAGGCGGTCCAGCAATTGCCCGGCCAACGTTGA
- a CDS encoding GTP pyrophosphokinase, giving the protein MERALFLEKYSIRPEEFERAGLSWEELLAIRDDHRRNQDRLEAAARYVSDRLGTVEEVHSIKTRIKDPEHLIEKIIRKRLEDPTLVLDRETYRFVITDLAGVRALHLFKEDWEKIHEFIIHTWELRRNPVANVCEDDHDRFVKRFKERGCEIHKHPFGYRSVHYLVSFAPSKVEFTTVEIQVRTILEEAWSEIDHMIRYPYRADKTALSPYLVFLNRLLGNADEMGSFIKLLNDNISGKSRDRYTRDWKNRSPIHYLKRDVDGLPVEMNIKRLLQERIQSLEKHLLSLKTMPSYDSVTEAFSSPHTGTPS; this is encoded by the coding sequence ATGGAAAGAGCATTGTTTTTGGAGAAATATTCAATCCGGCCCGAGGAATTCGAAAGGGCGGGCTTGAGCTGGGAAGAGCTCCTTGCAATCAGAGACGACCACCGTCGGAATCAGGATCGCCTGGAGGCGGCCGCCAGGTACGTATCGGACCGTTTGGGCACGGTCGAGGAGGTTCACAGCATCAAGACCCGGATCAAGGATCCGGAGCACCTTATAGAGAAAATCATCAGAAAGAGGTTGGAAGACCCAACCCTTGTCCTGGATCGTGAGACCTACCGGTTCGTCATCACCGACCTGGCCGGGGTAAGAGCCCTCCATCTTTTCAAGGAGGACTGGGAAAAAATCCACGAATTCATCATCCACACATGGGAACTGCGAAGAAATCCCGTCGCCAACGTCTGCGAAGACGACCATGACCGTTTCGTAAAGCGCTTCAAGGAAAGGGGATGCGAGATACACAAGCATCCCTTCGGTTATCGTTCCGTTCATTACCTGGTTTCCTTCGCACCTTCCAAGGTGGAATTCACCACGGTTGAAATCCAGGTCCGCACCATCCTGGAGGAGGCGTGGAGTGAGATCGATCACATGATCCGCTATCCTTACCGGGCGGATAAAACAGCCCTCTCACCGTATCTCGTCTTCCTCAACCGGCTCCTGGGGAACGCCGATGAAATGGGTTCCTTCATCAAGCTGCTCAATGACAACATCAGCGGTAAGTCCAGGGATCGCTATACCCGTGATTGGAAGAACAGGAGCCCGATCCATTACCTGAAAAGAGACGTGGACGGTCTCCCCGTTGAGATGAATATCAAGCGTTTGCTCCAGGAAAGGATCCAGTCCCTTGAAAAACATCTCCTCTCCCTCAAAACCATGCCCTCCTATGACAGTGTGACCGAGGCCTTTTCTTCTCCCCACACCGGGACCCCATCGTGA
- a CDS encoding Hsp20 family protein: MAVSEKAKEKLDEASREIKEAIDNLKQEVVELSSKVKEKLKGTGEEMRVGVEELTREVKALSERVKDLIPKRRRSGQVPVRVQRTPGFYPGTWEQPFLELRRATDRLFDEFYRTFQWPMGRWRGPLGWPGEILQPDWPRVDVIEDDEEIRITAELPGVERDDLEVLLSEGRIIIRGEKGGQEEQKHRDYYQIERYYGAFSRSIPLPCEVDSEKVEATFRDGVLTILLPKREDARRRTRITVRAA, from the coding sequence ATGGCCGTATCCGAAAAAGCAAAAGAGAAACTCGATGAGGCGAGCAGGGAAATCAAGGAGGCTATAGACAATCTCAAGCAGGAGGTTGTGGAACTCTCCTCAAAGGTCAAGGAAAAGCTCAAAGGAACCGGAGAGGAGATGCGGGTGGGCGTGGAAGAGCTCACCCGGGAAGTGAAAGCCCTCTCAGAGAGAGTCAAGGATCTGATTCCGAAAAGGAGAAGAAGTGGCCAGGTTCCAGTGAGGGTTCAGAGGACCCCGGGATTTTATCCAGGCACCTGGGAGCAGCCTTTCCTGGAACTTCGAAGAGCGACGGATCGCCTTTTCGATGAATTCTATCGAACTTTTCAGTGGCCCATGGGTCGCTGGAGAGGCCCTCTGGGATGGCCGGGGGAAATCCTCCAGCCGGATTGGCCCCGGGTGGATGTTATCGAGGATGATGAAGAAATTCGAATCACCGCGGAGCTGCCCGGGGTGGAAAGGGACGACCTGGAAGTCTTGCTTAGCGAAGGACGGATTATCATCCGGGGGGAAAAAGGGGGGCAGGAAGAACAAAAGCACCGGGACTATTATCAGATAGAAAGATATTATGGCGCCTTTTCAAGGAGCATTCCACTTCCCTGTGAGGTCGATTCCGAGAAAGTGGAAGCGACCTTCAGGGACGGGGTGCTAACCATCCTGCTTCCCAAGAGGGAAGACGCTCGAAGGCGCACGAGGATTACCGTCAGGGCGGCCTAG
- a CDS encoding DNA integrity scanning protein DisA nucleotide-binding domain protein has product MKRPLPLFRDVCSGERKVNTATLEQVVLLAVEIAREGREGRKIGTLFVVSDSEKVLKRSKPLILDPLKGHPDEVKRIGDINLRETLKELAQLDGAFVVSDEGVVISACRYINASSEGIRLPLGFGSRHMAAASISKETDCVSVVVSESSIVRVFDDGELVSEIIPEIWVMSKYSHHLSGGEISEKTDRKLMVVSKTG; this is encoded by the coding sequence ATGAAAAGGCCTTTGCCGCTCTTCAGGGATGTATGCTCGGGTGAGAGAAAGGTCAATACAGCGACCCTGGAGCAGGTGGTTCTTTTGGCTGTCGAGATTGCCAGGGAAGGCCGGGAAGGGCGGAAGATCGGCACCCTTTTTGTTGTTTCCGATTCAGAGAAGGTGTTGAAACGGTCCAAGCCCCTGATTCTTGATCCCCTTAAAGGACACCCGGACGAGGTCAAGCGCATCGGTGACATAAACCTCCGGGAGACACTGAAGGAACTGGCTCAGCTGGATGGGGCCTTTGTGGTCTCGGATGAGGGGGTCGTGATTTCTGCCTGCAGGTATATCAACGCTTCGTCGGAAGGGATCCGTCTCCCCCTGGGATTCGGCAGCCGTCACATGGCTGCGGCCTCCATCTCCAAGGAAACGGATTGCGTGTCCGTAGTGGTTTCAGAGAGTTCCATCGTTCGGGTATTTGACGACGGGGAACTCGTATCCGAAATTATCCCGGAGATCTGGGTCATGAGCAAGTACAGTCATCACCTGAGCGGAGGCGAGATCTCGGAAAAAACGGATCGCAAGCTGATGGTCGTAAGCAAGACGGGGTGA
- a CDS encoding glycosyltransferase: MFEKEVNPEGITKAELVVSIPSYNEADSISYPTIQASEGLVKYFPDLSTVIVNCDNNSPDNTKQAFLDTPTKVPKIYISTPPGVKGKGNNFKNLFEKVLDLEARAIVVVDADLKSITPEWIKHLAEPLFDDFSYVAPLYVRHKYDGTITNGIAYPLSRALYGRRVRQPIGGDFGFSGELARVYLESAIWDEAVANFGIDIWMTTLALNQGIQVCQSFMGKPKIHRPKDPAAALGPMFRQVVGTIFNLMVHFESYWTRVKYSKPTAIYGFGLGEVAMPPKVEVDTKKLFERFHEGFDEHKEILQEVLSRDVFQKLLEIKGMKERMFAFPTDLWARILYDMAVGYRDTLCDPDDMMEALIPLYFGRTLSFVKKTRRMSTQQAEEAIEEDCMVFEKTKPYLLKRWAEGRPAGENSG; this comes from the coding sequence ATGTTTGAAAAGGAAGTCAATCCTGAAGGTATCACCAAAGCCGAGCTGGTGGTCAGTATCCCCTCCTATAATGAGGCGGACTCCATCAGCTATCCCACGATTCAGGCCAGCGAGGGATTGGTAAAGTACTTCCCCGATCTGTCCACCGTGATCGTCAATTGCGACAACAACTCCCCGGACAATACGAAACAGGCATTCTTGGACACCCCCACCAAAGTTCCCAAGATTTACATCTCCACGCCGCCGGGGGTCAAGGGAAAGGGGAACAACTTCAAGAACCTCTTCGAGAAAGTGCTCGACCTGGAAGCCCGGGCAATCGTTGTCGTGGACGCGGATCTCAAAAGTATTACCCCGGAATGGATCAAACACCTGGCCGAACCTCTCTTCGATGATTTTTCCTATGTCGCGCCCCTCTATGTTCGTCATAAATATGACGGCACCATCACCAACGGCATCGCCTACCCGCTCTCAAGGGCTCTATACGGACGCAGGGTCCGCCAGCCCATCGGCGGCGATTTCGGGTTCAGCGGTGAACTGGCCAGGGTCTACCTCGAGAGTGCCATCTGGGACGAGGCCGTGGCCAATTTCGGGATCGACATCTGGATGACCACTCTTGCCCTGAACCAGGGCATCCAGGTCTGCCAGTCCTTCATGGGAAAGCCCAAGATTCACAGGCCCAAGGACCCCGCGGCGGCCCTGGGCCCCATGTTCCGGCAGGTAGTGGGGACCATATTCAACCTGATGGTCCACTTCGAATCTTACTGGACCCGGGTGAAATACAGCAAACCCACGGCCATCTATGGATTCGGCCTGGGTGAGGTGGCCATGCCCCCCAAGGTGGAAGTGGACACCAAGAAGCTATTCGAGCGGTTCCATGAGGGCTTCGACGAACACAAGGAAATCCTCCAGGAAGTCCTGTCCAGGGACGTCTTTCAAAAACTCCTGGAGATCAAAGGGATGAAGGAAAGAATGTTCGCTTTCCCGACGGACCTCTGGGCGAGGATCCTTTACGATATGGCCGTAGGGTACCGGGATACCCTGTGTGATCCCGACGACATGATGGAGGCCCTGATTCCCCTTTACTTCGGGAGGACCCTGTCCTTCGTCAAGAAGACCCGAAGAATGTCAACCCAGCAGGCCGAAGAAGCCATTGAAGAAGACTGCATGGTCTTTGAAAAAACCAAGCCTTACCTGCTCAAGCGCTGGGCGGAGGGCAGGCCGGCCGGGGAAAACAGCGGATAA
- a CDS encoding HAD-IIB family hydrolase, with amino-acid sequence MKSGGSSERDAPESPRSAALFPIIFTDLDGTLLDQDTYEWKEAAPALETCKEADIPVVLVSSKTRAEMVRLWRTLGLTAPFVSENGGGIFFPMGGTNWPPGEAVLDGEFWKWSLGPPYKSLVKALKEIREELNWDLRGFSDMDPEEIAALTGLDPDTCRLAAQREFDEPFLLEGERNIAALQEAAGTRGLKVTQGGRFFHLHGKVDKGEAVGKLIIWYGRTYLRLVTIGLGDSPNDFSMLKRVNYPVLVRSDRDFPGIKEDIPGLSITSEPGPRGWNDAVSGILLKLKGGLRKNV; translated from the coding sequence ATGAAAAGCGGCGGTTCCTCTGAGAGGGATGCCCCGGAATCCCCCCGATCGGCCGCCCTCTTCCCGATCATTTTCACGGATCTTGACGGAACGCTGCTGGATCAGGACACTTACGAGTGGAAGGAGGCGGCACCGGCCCTTGAGACCTGCAAAGAAGCCGATATTCCCGTGGTCCTGGTCTCGAGCAAGACCAGGGCCGAGATGGTGAGGCTCTGGAGAACATTGGGACTCACTGCCCCCTTTGTCTCCGAAAACGGCGGGGGGATCTTCTTCCCGATGGGGGGAACGAACTGGCCTCCGGGCGAGGCTGTATTGGACGGTGAGTTCTGGAAATGGTCCCTGGGTCCTCCATATAAAAGCCTGGTCAAGGCCCTAAAGGAGATCAGAGAGGAATTGAACTGGGACCTCCGAGGATTTTCGGACATGGACCCGGAGGAAATCGCTGCGTTGACCGGGCTGGACCCGGACACATGCAGACTTGCAGCGCAAAGGGAATTCGACGAGCCCTTCCTACTGGAAGGGGAGAGGAACATCGCGGCCCTCCAGGAGGCCGCCGGCACCAGGGGCCTCAAAGTGACCCAGGGGGGGCGGTTCTTTCATCTCCACGGAAAGGTGGATAAGGGTGAGGCCGTCGGGAAACTGATCATCTGGTACGGGAGGACCTATTTGCGGCTTGTCACCATCGGTCTCGGGGACAGCCCAAACGACTTCTCCATGTTAAAGCGGGTAAACTACCCGGTATTGGTCCGCTCCGACCGGGATTTTCCGGGGATCAAGGAAGATATTCCCGGATTGAGCATAACTTCCGAGCCCGGGCCCCGGGGTTGGAACGACGCCGTTTCGGGCATTCTGCTCAAATTGAAGGGAGGTCTTAGGAAAAATGTTTGA
- the ruvB gene encoding Holliday junction branch migration DNA helicase RuvB, with translation MTERIIDPDLLPDEIPAEVSLRPRTLDEYIGQEEIKRNLKVFINAAKAREDALDHVLFHGSPGLGKTSLSHIIAHELNVNITSTSGPVIERPGDLAAILTSLQPRDVLFIDEVHRLNHVVEEILYPAMEDYRLDIIIGQGPSARTMKITLPPFTLVGATTRAGLLTPPLRERFGVILRVDFYRPEDLKRIIERSASLLSIPITDEGATEIARRSRGTPRVANRLLRRVRDFAEVEAEGKITREVARSALEMLEVDEEGLDKMDRHIMLTILEKFDGGPVGVDTLAAAVSEEKDTIEDVYEPFLIQRGYLKRTARGRVATRLAYEHFGIRREKEGEVQKRLF, from the coding sequence ATGACTGAACGAATCATCGATCCCGATCTTCTTCCGGATGAGATCCCTGCTGAGGTGAGCCTGCGGCCCAGAACCCTGGACGAATACATAGGCCAGGAGGAGATCAAACGGAATCTCAAAGTCTTCATCAATGCGGCCAAGGCCCGGGAAGACGCCCTGGACCACGTCCTTTTCCACGGCAGCCCTGGCTTGGGAAAGACCTCCCTTTCCCATATCATCGCCCACGAACTCAACGTGAACATCACCAGCACTTCGGGTCCGGTGATAGAACGCCCCGGCGACCTTGCCGCCATCCTCACCAGCTTACAGCCACGGGACGTCCTGTTCATCGATGAAGTCCACCGGCTCAACCATGTGGTGGAGGAAATCCTCTATCCCGCCATGGAAGACTACCGGCTGGATATCATCATCGGCCAGGGCCCCTCGGCCAGGACCATGAAGATCACCCTTCCCCCCTTCACCCTTGTAGGGGCCACAACCCGTGCCGGACTGCTGACTCCCCCTCTGAGGGAACGGTTCGGAGTCATTCTGAGGGTGGACTTTTACAGGCCCGAGGACTTAAAACGCATAATCGAACGTTCCGCCTCCCTGCTTTCCATCCCCATCACAGATGAAGGGGCCACGGAGATCGCAAGACGGTCGAGGGGGACGCCCAGGGTGGCGAATCGGCTCCTGAGGAGAGTGAGGGATTTCGCCGAAGTGGAGGCCGAGGGCAAGATCACCCGGGAAGTGGCCCGCAGCGCCCTCGAAATGCTCGAGGTGGACGAGGAGGGACTTGACAAGATGGACCGGCACATCATGCTTACGATCCTTGAGAAGTTCGACGGGGGGCCTGTGGGGGTGGATACCCTGGCGGCTGCGGTCAGCGAAGAAAAGGATACTATTGAGGATGTGTACGAACCCTTCTTAATCCAGCGGGGATACCTCAAGAGGACCGCCCGGGGAAGAGTGGCCACCCGTCTGGCCTATGAGCATTTCGGGATCCGGCGGGAAAAGGAAGGAGAAGTTCAAAAGCGATTGTTTTAA
- the ruvA gene encoding Holliday junction branch migration protein RuvA, giving the protein MIARLKGILAEKDTQAVIIDNGGIGYQVLVPLSTFYTLPEVNQPVSLYIHTHVREDALLLFGFQTPLEKEIFLMLISVSGIGPKLAINILSGIGPEDLLQAMARGDSLRIRAIPGIGKKTAERIALELKDKALRMAGDQPAAAAGVSVQADKHVLDDALSALLNLGYPAKSASRAIDVARAGLKEITLEGLIKAALKILA; this is encoded by the coding sequence ATGATTGCCCGGTTGAAGGGTATACTTGCTGAAAAAGACACACAGGCGGTGATCATCGACAACGGAGGGATAGGTTATCAGGTCCTGGTTCCCCTCTCCACCTTCTATACGCTTCCCGAGGTCAACCAGCCCGTAAGCCTTTACATCCATACCCACGTGCGCGAAGATGCCTTGCTCCTGTTCGGCTTTCAGACGCCGCTAGAGAAGGAGATCTTTCTGATGCTGATCTCGGTTTCGGGAATCGGACCGAAACTGGCCATAAATATCCTCTCGGGCATCGGCCCCGAGGACCTTCTCCAGGCCATGGCCAGGGGAGACAGCTTGCGGATTCGAGCCATACCCGGAATAGGAAAAAAGACAGCCGAGCGGATCGCCTTGGAACTCAAAGACAAGGCCCTCCGCATGGCCGGGGACCAACCCGCAGCGGCCGCGGGTGTTTCGGTTCAGGCCGATAAACATGTCCTCGACGATGCCCTTTCAGCCCTATTGAACCTGGGCTACCCGGCCAAGTCGGCCAGCCGGGCCATCGACGTGGCCCGTGCCGGGCTGAAGGAGATCACCCTCGAGGGGTTGATCAAAGCAGCCCTTAAAATACTCGCCTGA
- the ruvC gene encoding crossover junction endodeoxyribonuclease RuvC, with translation MLVLGVDPGSLTTGFGLVEKKKNRMTCVHAGTVTASSKIPFHDRIHYIFRSMVEIMTRYRPQELAIEDMFFAKNVKSALKIGHARGAVLIGAVQCGLKIYEYSPLEIKKSVVGYGRATKEQVRSMVQTLLQLRGPLNLDTSDALAAAICHIHWMRFESSRQPDRG, from the coding sequence ATGCTTGTGCTGGGGGTGGATCCCGGCTCCCTTACGACCGGCTTTGGTCTGGTTGAGAAGAAAAAAAACCGCATGACCTGTGTTCATGCCGGCACCGTCACCGCTTCAAGCAAAATTCCTTTCCACGACAGAATCCATTACATATTCCGTTCCATGGTGGAGATCATGACCCGCTATCGGCCCCAGGAGCTGGCCATAGAGGATATGTTCTTCGCCAAAAACGTGAAGAGTGCGCTTAAAATCGGACATGCACGGGGGGCCGTCCTCATCGGGGCTGTTCAATGCGGCCTCAAGATTTACGAGTACTCCCCCCTGGAGATCAAAAAATCCGTAGTGGGTTATGGAAGGGCCACGAAGGAACAGGTCAGGTCCATGGTTCAAACCCTCTTGCAACTGCGCGGGCCCTTGAACCTGGACACCTCGGACGCCTTGGCCGCGGCTATTTGCCATATCCACTGGATGCGGTTTGAATCATCCCGGCAGCCGGATCGGGGCTGA